A genomic stretch from Nodosilinea sp. E11 includes:
- a CDS encoding NAD(P)-dependent oxidoreductase produces MTRIALLGAGAMGSRMAQNLLKAQYKLIVYNRTADKVKPLIDQGAVYADNPKAAAEQADIVISMVTNNESSRNVWLDPKVGAALGLNKTSIAIESSTLTVGYIRELAAAITQRGAALLDAPVVGSRPQAEAGKLIYLVGGEAETLAQVQTVLSSAGASEIHHLGENGQGMAMKLAVNALFGIQVAALAEALGMLAKGGISGDRAMALLGELPILSPAAKLAGNLMLTGNHAPLFPIELVEKDFRYAIATEQTSGAKMPIATALQDVYQKAITEGYGKDNITGVIQLFV; encoded by the coding sequence ATGACCCGAATCGCATTATTAGGCGCGGGGGCTATGGGTTCTCGCATGGCTCAAAATCTACTCAAGGCTCAGTACAAGCTAATTGTGTATAACCGCACTGCCGATAAGGTCAAGCCCTTAATTGATCAGGGAGCGGTCTACGCCGACAACCCTAAAGCCGCCGCTGAACAAGCTGATATTGTGATCAGCATGGTTACGAATAATGAAAGTTCCCGCAACGTTTGGCTTGATCCCAAGGTCGGGGCCGCACTGGGACTGAACAAGACTAGCATTGCGATCGAGTCCAGCACCTTAACAGTCGGATACATCCGTGAGTTGGCCGCCGCGATCACCCAGCGTGGTGCAGCCCTTCTCGATGCGCCCGTAGTAGGTTCCCGCCCCCAAGCCGAAGCGGGAAAACTGATTTATCTGGTTGGGGGGGAAGCTGAAACCCTGGCTCAGGTGCAGACAGTCCTATCCTCTGCGGGGGCTAGTGAGATTCACCATCTAGGGGAGAACGGTCAAGGCATGGCGATGAAACTAGCGGTCAATGCTCTGTTTGGCATTCAAGTTGCTGCATTGGCAGAAGCCCTTGGCATGCTGGCCAAAGGCGGCATCTCTGGAGACAGGGCAATGGCCTTGCTGGGAGAGTTACCGATTCTCAGTCCCGCTGCCAAGCTGGCTGGCAACCTAATGCTGACGGGCAATCATGCTCCGCTATTTCCGATTGAACTGGTTGAAAAAGACTTTCGCTATGCAATCGCCACAGAGCAGACCTCCGGGGCCAAAATGCCTATAGCTACAGCTCTACAGGATGTTTATCAAAAGGCGATCACCGAGGGATATGGAAAGGACAATATTACCGGGGTGATTCAACTTTTCGTCTGA